In the genome of Candidatus Tectomicrobia bacterium, the window GCTGATGGGCCTGGGGCATTTTTTCCGGGGCAGCAAGAGCGGTGTCGTCGGCTTCAGCGTCACGGCGGCCCTCATCCTGCTCGCCCTGGCCGGCCCCGCGCTCATTCCCGCCGACCCCAACTTCCAGCGCATCTCCGATGCCTACGCCCCGCCGAGCTGGGCGCACCCCTTCGGGCTCGACATCTACGGGAGGGACACCCTCGCCCGGGTGATCCACGGCTCCCGGGTCTCGCTCTTCATCGGTTTCGTGGCGGTGGCGTTCGGGGGATTTCTCGGCACGCTGATCGGCGCCCTTTCCGCCCTGGAGGGGGGAAGGATGGACCGCGTGGTCGTCCGCGCCACGGACATCCTTCTCTCGTTCCCGACCCTCATCCTGGGCGTGATCGTCATCGTCGCCCTCGGCAACCGCTTCACGAACGTCGTGGCTGCCGTCTCGGTGGCCATGCTGCCCAAGTTCGTGCGGTACGCCCGGGGCCCGACCCTGGCCATCCGGGAGCAGGATTTCGTCCAGGGGGCGATCGCGCTCGGCGCGGGCAGGGCCAGGGTCTTCTTCCGCCACGTGCTGCCCTCCATCCTGGGGCCGGTGATGGTGATGGCCGCCCTGTGGGTGGGGATCGCCATCCGCATCGAGGCCTCGCTCAGCTTCCTCGGCCTGGGGGTCCAGCCGCCGACGCCGGCCTGGGGCACCATGCTGAAGGAGGGGGTCGAGAGCATGCTCTTCACGCCCTGGCTGGCCCTATTCCCGGGGCTGGCCATCATGGTCACCATTTTCGGCCTCAACCTGCTGGGGGACTGGCTCCGCGACGTGGTCGATCCCTACGTCATGAGCCTCGCCCGGCGGGCCGATGAAGCGGGGGGGGCGGAAGCCCCCGGCACGGCGCCGTCGTTC includes:
- a CDS encoding ABC transporter permease, which gives rise to MGLGHFFRGSKSGVVGFSVTAALILLALAGPALIPADPNFQRISDAYAPPSWAHPFGLDIYGRDTLARVIHGSRVSLFIGFVAVAFGGFLGTLIGALSALEGGRMDRVVVRATDILLSFPTLILGVIVIVALGNRFTNVVAAVSVAMLPKFVRYARGPTLAIREQDFVQGAIALGAGRARVFFRHVLPSILGPVMVMAALWVGIAIRIEASLSFLGLGVQPPTPAWGTMLKEGVESMLFTPWLALFPGLAIMVTIFGLNLLGDWLRDVVDPYVMSLARRADEAGGAEAPGTAPSFSREELARMG